A window of Amycolatopsis australiensis contains these coding sequences:
- a CDS encoding phosphotransferase enzyme family protein — protein MADFSANTRPFAELDRPGRTRRLRRLAEAALTAYDVPVARLTPLGRGHNTTFRVDGADGHRYVLRVQRPDGPSTAQVRSEMRWLAALRRETGLLVPQPVPTRTRDLVTVVADPAVPEPRACVLCHWVDGRFVDERLSAAQLYAVGELTARLHLHGARTTGLDRGRVDDLTGFGRAQVDGFSDAVIDRAVELAGGDDRVRAAVERVRAVRAGLGFGADVFGLVHGDLRQENYLFHRGRVRAIDFDDCGYGHYAYDLAVTFDGLEHLPQRHELREALLDGYRSVRPDAATTDPAVLNAFIGLRRVQLRLHT, from the coding sequence ATGGCGGACTTCTCGGCGAACACCCGGCCGTTCGCCGAGCTCGACCGCCCGGGCCGCACCCGCCGCCTGCGCCGGCTCGCCGAAGCGGCCTTGACGGCCTACGACGTCCCGGTGGCCCGGCTGACCCCGCTGGGGCGCGGGCACAACACGACGTTCCGCGTCGACGGCGCGGACGGCCACCGGTACGTCCTGCGCGTGCAGCGCCCGGACGGCCCGAGTACCGCGCAGGTGCGGTCGGAGATGCGGTGGCTGGCCGCGCTGCGCCGCGAAACCGGCCTGCTGGTCCCGCAGCCGGTGCCGACGCGGACGCGTGACCTGGTCACCGTGGTCGCCGACCCGGCCGTGCCCGAGCCCCGCGCCTGCGTCCTCTGCCACTGGGTCGACGGCCGGTTCGTCGACGAGCGGCTCAGCGCGGCGCAGCTGTACGCGGTGGGCGAGCTGACCGCGCGGCTGCACCTGCACGGCGCGCGGACGACCGGACTGGACCGCGGCCGCGTCGACGACCTGACCGGGTTCGGCCGTGCGCAGGTGGACGGGTTCTCCGACGCCGTGATCGACCGCGCGGTCGAGCTGGCCGGGGGCGACGACCGGGTGCGCGCCGCCGTGGAGCGGGTGCGCGCGGTGCGGGCCGGGCTCGGGTTCGGCGCGGACGTCTTCGGCCTGGTGCACGGCGACCTGCGCCAGGAGAACTACCTGTTCCACCGCGGCCGGGTGCGGGCGATCGACTTCGACGACTGCGGGTACGGCCACTACGCCTACGACCTCGCCGTGACGTTCGACGGCCTGGAACACCTGCCGCAGCGCCACGAGCTGCGGGAGGCGCTGCTGGACGGCTACCGCTCGGTGCGCCCGGACGCCGCGACGACCGATCCGGCCGTCCTGAACGCCTTCATCGGCCTTCGCCGGGTCCAGCTACGGCTGCACACCTGA
- a CDS encoding epoxide hydrolase family protein, whose product MITPFRIEVPEADLEDLRARLRRTRWPEAEPVDDWSQGTPLAYLRSLCEYWATEYDWRRTEARLNRFPQYRTEIDGLGIHFLHVRSPRPDALPLLLTHGWPGSFVEFTKVIEPLAEEFHLVVPSLPGYGFSDKPSAPGWGIERIAAAWAELMARLGYARYGAQGGDWGTSITTSLAQQDAAHLAGIHLNPPIAAPDPATFGDLTPAERAALDALKHAQRWEDGYSVLQSTRPQTVGYGLLDSPAGLCGWLVEKFHAWSDGFPFTRDELLDDITLYWLTGTAASSARLYWESIRKVQRWFSEATDDTVDVPTGCSIFPKEMPRPSRRWAAKRYTDIRHWNELDRGGHFAAYEQPELFVDEVRTFFRLVR is encoded by the coding sequence GTGATCACGCCGTTCCGGATCGAGGTTCCCGAAGCCGACCTCGAAGACCTGCGGGCGCGCCTGCGCCGCACCCGCTGGCCCGAGGCCGAGCCGGTGGACGACTGGAGCCAGGGCACGCCGCTGGCGTACCTGCGCTCGCTCTGCGAATACTGGGCGACGGAGTACGACTGGCGTCGCACGGAAGCGCGGCTGAACCGCTTTCCGCAGTACCGCACGGAAATCGATGGCCTCGGTATCCACTTCCTGCACGTGCGCTCGCCGCGCCCGGACGCGCTCCCGCTGCTCCTGACGCACGGCTGGCCGGGCTCGTTCGTCGAGTTCACGAAGGTGATCGAGCCGCTGGCCGAGGAGTTCCACCTGGTCGTCCCGTCGCTGCCGGGGTACGGCTTCAGCGACAAGCCGTCGGCGCCGGGCTGGGGCATCGAGCGGATCGCGGCGGCGTGGGCGGAGCTGATGGCCCGCCTCGGCTACGCGCGGTACGGCGCCCAAGGCGGTGACTGGGGCACGTCGATCACGACGTCGCTGGCGCAGCAGGATGCCGCGCACCTGGCGGGCATCCACCTCAACCCGCCGATCGCGGCTCCGGACCCGGCGACGTTCGGCGACCTGACCCCGGCCGAGCGTGCGGCGCTCGACGCGTTGAAGCACGCGCAGCGCTGGGAGGACGGGTACTCGGTGCTGCAGTCGACCCGCCCGCAGACGGTCGGCTACGGGCTGCTCGACTCCCCGGCCGGCCTGTGCGGCTGGCTCGTGGAGAAGTTCCACGCCTGGTCGGACGGCTTCCCGTTCACCCGCGACGAGCTGCTGGACGACATCACGCTGTACTGGCTGACGGGCACGGCGGCGTCGTCGGCGCGGCTGTACTGGGAGAGCATCCGCAAGGTCCAGCGCTGGTTCTCGGAGGCGACCGACGACACGGTGGACGTGCCGACGGGCTGTTCGATCTTCCCGAAGGAGATGCCACGCCCGTCACGCCGCTGGGCGGCGAAGCGGTACACGGACATCCGCCACTGGAACGAGCTGGACCGCGGCGGCCACTTCGCGGCCTACGAGCAACCCGAGTTGTTCGTCGACGAGGTGCGCACGTTCTTCCGCCTGGTCCGCTAG
- a CDS encoding dihydrofolate reductase family protein, translating into MIRQVWPIERGLDDQDLEQLYRYPDGRRWVAVNFVSSADGAITVEGRSAALSTPADRIVYRLGNDLADVVLVGAGTAMAEGFEGMRPDERTAERRRRFGLAPVAPVAVVTTGRSLPPDAPVITKAAVPTLVFTCEAAPESLRAEWTANGARVFVTGSVAVSPTQVIETLAAEGLSRIDCEGGPRLFGSLIEAGEVDEYRLTVAPFLVAGTASRAALGAPIDPAELELASVLTDGASLLLRYLGRR; encoded by the coding sequence GTGATCCGCCAGGTCTGGCCGATCGAGCGCGGCCTCGACGATCAGGACCTCGAACAGCTGTACCGGTACCCGGACGGCCGCCGCTGGGTGGCGGTCAACTTCGTGTCGAGCGCGGACGGCGCGATCACGGTGGAGGGCCGGTCGGCGGCGCTGTCGACCCCGGCCGACCGGATCGTCTACCGGCTGGGCAACGACCTGGCGGACGTCGTGCTGGTCGGCGCGGGCACGGCGATGGCGGAGGGCTTCGAGGGCATGCGCCCCGACGAGCGCACGGCCGAGCGCCGCCGCCGGTTCGGGCTGGCCCCGGTCGCACCGGTCGCGGTGGTGACGACGGGCCGGTCCCTGCCCCCGGACGCCCCGGTGATCACGAAGGCGGCGGTCCCGACGCTGGTGTTCACGTGCGAGGCGGCCCCGGAGTCGCTGCGCGCCGAATGGACGGCGAACGGCGCGCGCGTGTTCGTCACGGGCTCGGTGGCGGTGTCGCCCACGCAAGTGATCGAGACGTTGGCGGCCGAGGGGCTGTCCCGCATCGACTGCGAGGGCGGGCCCCGGTTGTTCGGATCGCTGATCGAGGCGGGCGAGGTCGACGAGTACCGCTTGACGGTGGCGCCGTTCCTGGTGGCGGGAACGGCGAGCCGCGCGGCGCTGGGCGCGCCGATCGACCCGGCGGAGCTGGAGCTGGCTTCGGTGCTCACCGATGGGGCCAGCCTGTTGTTGAGGTATCTGGGACGTCGGTAG
- a CDS encoding VOC family protein, whose translation MKLTSTVLGAPEPRALAEFYSKLLGWPIRTDEPEWVTLRPDDGSAGLSFQLETGHVPPVWPPVEGTQQMQLHLDIEVDDLEAATAAATAAGAVVAEFQPQEDVRVCFDPAGHPFCLWTRE comes from the coding sequence ATGAAACTGACTTCCACGGTGCTCGGCGCGCCGGAACCGCGTGCGCTGGCCGAGTTCTACTCGAAGCTGCTCGGCTGGCCGATCCGCACCGACGAGCCGGAGTGGGTCACGCTGCGCCCGGACGACGGCAGCGCCGGGCTGTCGTTCCAGCTCGAGACCGGGCACGTCCCGCCGGTGTGGCCACCGGTCGAAGGCACCCAGCAAATGCAGCTGCACCTCGACATCGAGGTCGACGACCTGGAAGCGGCGACGGCGGCCGCGACCGCCGCGGGCGCCGTGGTCGCGGAGTTCCAGCCGCAGGAGGACGTCCGGGTCTGCTTCGATCCGGCCGGGCATCCGTTCTGCCTCTGGACGCGCGAATGA
- a CDS encoding serine hydrolase domain-containing protein encodes MSSEQIQGTVADGYESVREEFAAVAADEGGDYAAQLVAHVDGERVVDLWTGPEITADSLTGVFSSTKGAAHLVVALLVQDGVLDLDQRISHYWPEFGAAGKEAITLRELLAHRAGVVGADDGFTAEEIADDRVIAERLAPQRPYWRPGTAFGYHALVIGALTGEVVRRVTGRSIQEHYEERIRKPFGLDFYLGLPEELEPRFLTTQPMLPTPEQLAELEANATAPDSITGIAFNRNHPKAPELWELPNIKTVRKLSPASVGGVASARGLAGMYAAAISGPNRLLTPETAAEFAQIHSIGDDVSTRNHNAFGLGFAAVSDDYPELGQGAFGHSGAAGSQAFAAPRSGLAYGYNRRRFAFPGGAAPENARLVRAITKAVSEKRA; translated from the coding sequence ATGTCGTCCGAGCAGATCCAGGGGACCGTCGCCGACGGGTACGAGTCTGTCCGCGAAGAGTTCGCGGCCGTCGCGGCCGACGAAGGCGGCGATTACGCCGCTCAGCTCGTCGCGCACGTCGACGGCGAGCGCGTGGTCGACCTGTGGACCGGCCCGGAGATCACCGCCGACTCGCTGACCGGCGTGTTCTCCTCGACCAAGGGTGCGGCGCACCTGGTGGTCGCCCTGCTGGTCCAGGACGGCGTGCTGGATCTCGACCAGCGGATCAGCCACTACTGGCCGGAGTTCGGCGCCGCGGGCAAGGAGGCGATCACCCTCCGGGAGCTGCTGGCGCACCGCGCCGGCGTGGTGGGCGCCGACGACGGCTTCACGGCGGAGGAGATCGCGGACGACCGCGTGATCGCGGAGCGGCTGGCCCCGCAGCGGCCGTACTGGCGGCCGGGCACGGCGTTCGGCTACCACGCACTGGTGATCGGCGCACTGACCGGCGAGGTGGTCCGGCGCGTGACCGGCCGCAGCATCCAGGAGCACTACGAGGAGCGCATCCGGAAGCCGTTCGGGCTGGACTTCTACCTGGGGTTGCCGGAGGAGCTGGAGCCGCGGTTCCTGACGACGCAGCCGATGCTGCCGACACCGGAGCAGCTGGCGGAGCTGGAGGCGAACGCGACGGCGCCGGACAGCATCACGGGCATCGCGTTCAACCGCAACCACCCGAAGGCCCCGGAGCTGTGGGAGCTGCCGAACATCAAGACGGTCCGCAAGCTGAGCCCGGCCTCGGTGGGCGGAGTGGCATCGGCAAGGGGCCTGGCGGGAATGTACGCGGCAGCGATCAGCGGCCCCAACCGCCTGCTGACCCCGGAGACGGCGGCAGAGTTCGCCCAGATTCACTCAATAGGTGACGACGTGTCGACCCGCAACCACAACGCGTTCGGCTTGGGGTTCGCAGCGGTCTCGGACGACTACCCGGAGCTGGGCCAGGGAGCATTCGGCCACAGCGGAGCAGCAGGATCCCAGGCATTCGCAGCCCCGCGAAGCGGCCTGGCATACGGCTACAACCGCCGCCGCTTCGCCTTCCCGGGCGGCGCGGCACCGGAGAACGCCCGGCTGGTCCGCGCCATCACCAAGGCGGTGAGCGAGAAGCGGGCCTGA
- a CDS encoding TetR/AcrR family transcriptional regulator gives MAGRSSNATSTRDRLLLAAGQLLHEAGGGPVSTRAICERAGVQAPTLYHHFGSKQGLLDAVVNYGFTQYVQAPAAEGDPVDRIRAGWDRHVEYGLENPRFYVLLYGQIEPGVPCNLTSSAEAMLLELFTPLARDGRLRVEAEEAARQFAAANSGVTLSLIAQPEDRRDLAMSVQVRESVLAGLLAGPPAEDSSVGGLAVALSTALADDVEQLTTTERQLLREWLHRLAS, from the coding sequence ATGGCCGGACGATCGAGCAACGCCACCAGCACCCGCGACCGCCTGCTGCTGGCGGCCGGGCAGCTCCTCCACGAGGCCGGCGGCGGGCCGGTGTCGACGCGGGCGATCTGCGAGCGCGCCGGCGTCCAGGCGCCCACGCTCTACCACCACTTCGGCAGCAAGCAGGGCCTGCTCGACGCGGTCGTCAACTACGGCTTCACGCAGTACGTGCAGGCTCCCGCGGCGGAGGGCGACCCGGTCGACCGGATCCGCGCGGGCTGGGACCGGCACGTCGAGTACGGCCTGGAGAACCCGCGGTTCTACGTGCTGCTCTACGGCCAGATCGAGCCCGGCGTGCCGTGCAACCTCACCTCCAGCGCCGAAGCGATGCTGCTGGAGCTGTTCACGCCGCTGGCGCGCGACGGCCGGCTGCGCGTCGAGGCCGAGGAGGCCGCGCGCCAGTTCGCGGCGGCGAACAGCGGCGTCACCCTCAGCCTGATAGCCCAGCCGGAAGACCGCCGCGACCTGGCGATGTCCGTGCAGGTCAGAGAATCCGTGCTGGCCGGGCTGCTCGCCGGGCCGCCGGCCGAAGACTCGTCCGTCGGCGGGCTCGCGGTCGCTTTGTCGACCGCCCTCGCCGACGACGTCGAGCAGCTGACGACCACCGAGCGCCAACTGCTGCGCGAGTGGCTGCACCGGCTCGCGAGCTGA
- a CDS encoding NUDIX hydrolase: MTEIAQKHLAYCWIARGDRVLFLRRGPGVFLPGRWELPGGTVEPGEPFAATAVREVAEETGLLVRVTGELSRDSWPDVAGRAMVVHAFVYSAEEDGAGDVVLNPEEHDDFAWLMRDEARGLEMAAHFRRLC, translated from the coding sequence ATGACCGAGATCGCGCAGAAGCACCTGGCCTACTGCTGGATCGCTCGCGGCGACCGGGTGCTGTTCCTCCGCCGCGGACCCGGCGTTTTCCTGCCCGGCCGGTGGGAACTGCCCGGCGGAACCGTGGAACCGGGGGAACCCTTCGCGGCCACCGCGGTCCGGGAAGTCGCCGAGGAGACCGGGCTGCTGGTTCGGGTCACCGGTGAGCTTTCCCGCGATTCCTGGCCGGACGTCGCGGGGCGCGCGATGGTCGTTCACGCTTTCGTTTACAGCGCGGAAGAAGACGGTGCCGGCGATGTCGTGCTCAACCCGGAAGAGCACGACGACTTCGCTTGGCTGATGCGGGACGAGGCGCGCGGACTCGAGATGGCCGCCCATTTCCGGCGGCTGTGCTGA
- a CDS encoding YciI family protein produces MYLALLTYTAPETEVDYALPDHFEWLRKQFTKGIFLLSGKGSGSADQVILTRSVLRGKLDAVLASDPLVVQRLARYEVIEFTATRTATELLAINEAIAS; encoded by the coding sequence ATGTACCTAGCCCTGCTGACCTACACGGCACCCGAAACCGAAGTCGACTACGCGTTGCCGGACCATTTCGAATGGTTGCGCAAACAATTCACGAAAGGCATCTTTCTGCTTTCCGGAAAGGGGAGCGGCTCGGCCGACCAGGTGATCCTCACGCGGTCGGTGCTGCGCGGCAAGCTCGACGCCGTGCTCGCCAGCGACCCGCTCGTCGTCCAGCGCCTCGCGCGCTACGAAGTCATCGAGTTCACCGCCACGCGCACCGCCACGGAGCTGCTGGCGATCAACGAGGCCATCGCCTCCTGA
- a CDS encoding LLM class F420-dependent oxidoreductase codes for MTNVVQRFGVFLAPHRDDETRKKHAVQADRLGYGAVWLGTGRNSVGDLAFVEDVLASTERITVATAIVNMWVDEPETLAASYHRLAGRYGKRLLLGIGVGHPESVTEYRSPYDKIVDYLDRLDAAGVPAGARVLAALGDRVLKLAAERTAGAHPYLVPVAHTRHARSILGAGKLLAPEQKVVLDDDPVAARAIGRPYVRTPYLGLSNYVKNLLRHGYTEADVTGGGSDRLIDDLVLHGGAETIATGLRSHVDAGADHVAVQVLGPSPEVELENQRRLAEVLL; via the coding sequence ATGACGAATGTAGTGCAGCGGTTCGGCGTGTTCCTCGCCCCGCACCGCGACGACGAGACCCGCAAGAAGCACGCCGTCCAGGCCGATCGGCTCGGCTACGGCGCGGTCTGGCTCGGCACCGGCCGCAACTCCGTCGGCGACCTCGCGTTCGTCGAGGACGTGCTCGCCTCGACCGAGCGGATCACCGTGGCGACGGCGATCGTCAACATGTGGGTCGACGAGCCGGAGACGCTCGCCGCGTCCTACCACCGCCTGGCCGGCCGCTACGGAAAGCGCTTGCTGCTCGGCATCGGCGTCGGGCACCCGGAGTCGGTCACCGAGTACCGCAGTCCCTACGACAAGATCGTCGACTACCTCGACCGGCTCGACGCGGCGGGCGTCCCGGCCGGGGCCAGGGTGCTCGCGGCGCTCGGCGACCGCGTGCTGAAGCTGGCCGCCGAGCGCACCGCGGGCGCGCACCCCTACCTCGTGCCGGTCGCGCACACGCGGCACGCCCGGTCGATCCTCGGCGCGGGCAAGCTGCTGGCGCCCGAGCAGAAGGTCGTCCTCGACGACGACCCGGTGGCCGCGCGGGCGATCGGCCGCCCGTACGTCCGGACGCCTTACCTCGGGCTGTCGAACTACGTCAAGAACCTGCTGCGCCACGGCTACACCGAAGCCGACGTCACGGGCGGCGGCAGCGACCGGCTGATCGACGACCTGGTGCTGCACGGCGGCGCGGAGACGATCGCCACCGGGCTGCGGTCGCATGTGGACGCCGGTGCCGACCACGTGGCGGTGCAGGTGCTCGGCCCGTCGCCCGAGGTGGAGCTGGAAAACCAGCGGCGGCTGGCCGAAGTGCTGCTCTGA
- a CDS encoding AMP-binding protein: MFFDLGVRDFLDRAETVYPDRVAVVDEPDQPAASWGSLTYREVARRARAQAANLDTLGVPAGGRVAIVSHNAARLLVSFFGVSGWGRILVPVNFRLAAAEVKYIVEHSGAEVLIVDPELEHLLDTVTAKHVFVMGRDDDAIWGGDGTPRPWGGDESATATINYTSGTTARPKGVQLTHRNIWLNAVVFGLHTTLSDNDVLLHTLPMFHCNGWGMPYAVTGLGGRHIVLRKVDGTEILRRIEEHGVTILCAAPAVVTAALDGAATWQGEIPGRDRVRIVVAGAPPPTRTIERVRAELGWEFIQIYGLTETAPLLTVNRMRSEWADLDPHEQARLLGRAGTPALGVRIAVDSDGEVLARSNHNLDGYWENPEETARVQEGNWFHTGDGGTFADGYLTIADRKKDVIISGGENVSSIEVEDALNSHPAVREAAVIGIPDEKWGELVTALVVVESPVTAEELIQHCRGYLAGYKCPKRVEFLDELPRTATGKIQKFKLREPFWQDRSRQVN, encoded by the coding sequence ATGTTCTTCGATCTGGGTGTCCGGGACTTCCTCGACCGCGCGGAAACGGTGTACCCGGACCGCGTCGCGGTGGTCGACGAGCCGGACCAGCCGGCGGCGAGCTGGGGTTCGCTCACCTACCGCGAGGTGGCGCGCCGGGCCCGCGCGCAGGCCGCCAACCTCGACACGCTGGGCGTGCCGGCCGGCGGCCGCGTCGCGATCGTCTCGCACAACGCCGCGCGGCTGCTCGTGTCGTTCTTCGGCGTGTCCGGCTGGGGCCGGATCCTGGTGCCGGTGAACTTCCGGCTCGCCGCGGCCGAGGTCAAGTACATCGTGGAGCATTCCGGTGCCGAGGTGCTGATCGTCGACCCGGAGCTGGAACACCTGCTGGACACCGTGACGGCGAAGCACGTCTTCGTCATGGGCCGCGACGACGACGCGATCTGGGGCGGCGACGGGACACCGCGGCCGTGGGGCGGCGACGAATCGGCCACGGCGACCATCAACTACACCTCCGGCACGACCGCGCGGCCGAAGGGCGTCCAGCTGACCCACCGCAACATCTGGCTCAACGCGGTCGTGTTCGGGCTGCACACGACGTTGAGCGACAACGACGTCCTGCTGCACACGCTGCCGATGTTCCACTGCAACGGCTGGGGCATGCCGTACGCCGTCACCGGGCTCGGCGGCCGGCACATCGTGCTGCGCAAGGTCGACGGCACCGAGATCCTGCGGCGCATCGAAGAGCACGGCGTGACCATCCTCTGCGCCGCGCCCGCGGTGGTGACGGCGGCGCTGGACGGCGCCGCGACGTGGCAAGGCGAGATCCCCGGCCGCGACCGCGTCCGGATCGTCGTGGCCGGCGCGCCGCCGCCGACGCGGACGATCGAGCGCGTGCGCGCCGAGCTCGGCTGGGAGTTCATCCAGATCTACGGGCTCACCGAGACCGCGCCGCTGCTGACGGTCAACCGGATGCGCAGCGAGTGGGCGGACCTCGACCCGCACGAGCAGGCGCGCCTGCTGGGCCGCGCCGGAACGCCCGCGCTCGGCGTCCGGATCGCGGTGGACTCCGACGGCGAGGTGCTGGCGCGGTCGAACCACAACCTGGACGGCTACTGGGAGAACCCGGAGGAGACGGCCCGCGTCCAGGAGGGCAACTGGTTCCACACGGGTGACGGCGGGACGTTCGCGGACGGCTACCTGACGATCGCGGACCGCAAGAAGGACGTGATCATCTCGGGCGGCGAGAACGTGTCGTCGATCGAGGTGGAGGACGCGCTGAACTCGCACCCGGCGGTCCGGGAGGCCGCGGTGATCGGCATCCCGGACGAGAAGTGGGGCGAGCTGGTGACGGCCTTGGTCGTCGTGGAGTCGCCGGTCACCGCGGAGGAGCTGATCCAGCACTGCCGCGGGTACCTGGCGGGGTACAAGTGCCCCAAACGGGTGGAGTTCCTGGACGAGCTGCCGCGGACGGCCACGGGCAAGATCCAGAAGTTCAAGCTGCGGGAGCCGTTCTGGCAGGACCGCTCGCGGCAGGTGAACTAG
- a CDS encoding dihydropteroate synthase — protein sequence MKTPDLVFRGRRLSSDRALVLAAVQVLPEPDAAREAVVSAVEDGADLVSFRGTGVEPLVTWARSKFPDLVVAVETAEPSVAAACCEAGADLIIARSDLTEVAARFGAGYAGPSVPSAPGFVLDVGVLRAAPALPEDVPVLVEPAGDGTPAGLALAALAASAGAAIIRTRHVRATRHVAEMAASIAGTRPPAKAVRWE from the coding sequence ATGAAGACCCCCGACCTCGTTTTCCGGGGCCGCCGGTTGAGCAGTGACCGCGCGCTGGTGCTGGCCGCGGTCCAGGTGCTCCCGGAGCCCGACGCGGCCCGGGAAGCGGTCGTGAGCGCCGTCGAGGACGGCGCCGACCTCGTGAGTTTCCGCGGAACCGGCGTCGAACCCCTGGTCACGTGGGCGCGCTCGAAGTTCCCCGACCTGGTCGTCGCGGTCGAGACGGCGGAGCCGTCGGTGGCGGCGGCCTGCTGCGAGGCAGGGGCCGACCTGATCATCGCGCGGAGTGACCTGACCGAGGTCGCGGCGCGCTTCGGCGCCGGTTACGCCGGTCCTTCGGTGCCTTCCGCGCCCGGCTTCGTCCTGGACGTCGGGGTGCTGCGGGCGGCGCCGGCACTGCCGGAGGACGTGCCGGTGCTGGTGGAGCCAGCCGGCGACGGCACGCCGGCCGGGCTGGCGCTGGCGGCGCTTGCGGCGTCGGCCGGGGCGGCGATCATCCGGACCAGGCACGTGCGCGCGACGAGGCACGTCGCGGAAATGGCGGCGAGCATCGCGGGCACGCGCCCGCCGGCGAAGGCGGTCCGATGGGAGTGA